The Corynebacterium sp. SCR221107 genome includes the window GCAATGTGGGGAACTGCTCGCTCATATCTGCGCTTTCTGCTCGGAATACTATGTGGAAAAAGGAATTCCAACGAGGACTAAGAAGGGGGACTTCGCGGGCGTGGTTAACACGCCGACACAACTGTGAACCAATACTAGGGCGTGAACGCAGGCGAACTCCTCCCCAAGCCCACTGAGCAATCCGCGCCGGATGCTGCCTTGAGCAATCTTTGCAAGCTCGGCGAAATTATTTGCAAAACTACGAGGTGGCATGCGGTGTTTTCGTCGACTCTTCAGCTGGACTTGCCAATGTGCCGGGGTTTCTTAGTAATTGGTGATGTTACCGTCTGTTGCCCTGTTTTTACTATCTGGGAGAGAAATTTAACCCCACATTCGTGTCAAGAAACTTTGCAAGTTTCACCGATGGGAATCGCGTGGTCAAGGATGAGTCCTGTTGTCTGGCCACATCGCCGAATTTGACCCACATTCGTGGGGTGTAAATGGATGATGTTGTCTACCAGCGATCTAAGGCGTGGGTTGTGGAATGAGGGGCGGGTATTGGGGGTGAGGCGGGGGTAGCTGCGGGGTGGCCTTTCGTGGCGATTTTTAACTTTGCAAATTCTCTTGTTGTGTGAATCACAAAATTTGCTACAATGTGCACAGCCCCACGCAAATCCTTGGCTATCGCCTTGAAAATCAAGTCGGATAGGCGAGGTGAAAGCAGAGCACATGCAGTGAAACTGCACGGTAAGGGCAGTGTAAAGGCAAGGCTATTGCTTGTATGGCTTCTTGGCTTCGCTGGACCAGGGCGTGTTAATATCCCGCATAAATTTCGGGAAAACTTCATATTTTTACGTCGCTCCGTCGCAGGGGTAGGGCGCGGCTAGGAAGGAACTAGCAGCGCGCGCCCCTTGGTGCAAGAATGGTTGGCAATCCCACAATTTTCGCGCGCTAATCCGTAATTAATTGCGGCCCAGGTGGCGTTATGGGCGGTCCATTGTGTGGTCCGCGCCCGCAGCGCGCCGTTATTGTGCACGGGTTGACAGCGGCTGGCGCGCATCGCGCCGGTTGCTGAGGATTGAGCGATTTGGAAGTCGACCCAAGACTTCTGCATGTAAGTAAGAACAGATTGAAAGGGAAGCTGTGGCTACTGAAAACAAGGATAAGGCTGTACTTCACTACCCTGGTGGCGAGTTCGAGATGGACATCATCAAGGCCACCGAGGGTAATGACGGTATTGTTCTGGGCAACATGCTTGCGCAGACCGGTCTGGTTACCTTCGACCCGGGCTACGTCAGCACCGGTTCGACCGAGTCCAAGATCACCTACATCGATGGTGATCAGGGCATCCTGCGCCACCGCGGCTACGACATCGCGGATCTGGCTGAGAACGCAACCTTCAACGAGGTTTCCTACCTGCTGATCAAGGGTCACCTGCCCAATCAGGAGGAGCTGCACGCCTTCAACGCTGAGATTCGCCACCACACCCTGCTGGATGAGGACTTCAAGAGCCAGTTCTCCATCTTCCCGCGTGACGCACACCCGATGGCTGTGCTCGCTTCCTCGGTGAACATTTTGTCCACCTACTACCAGGATCAGCTCGATCCGCTGGATGAGGAGCAGCTCGACAAGGCAACCGTGCGCCTGCTGGCCAAGGTGCCGATGCTGGCCGCTTACGCATACCGCGCATCCAAGGGTGCTCCGTACATGTACCCGGACAACTCCCTGAACGCTCGCGAGAACTTCCTGCGCATGATGTTTGGTTACCCGACCGAGCCTTATGAGGTTGACCCGGTCGTGGCGAAGGCTCTGGACAAGCTGCTCATCCTGCACGCTGACCACGAGCAGAACTGCTCCACCTCTACCGTCCGCATGATCGGCTCCGCCCAGGCGAACATGTTCGTCGCCATCGCCGGTGGCATCAACGCCCTGTCTGGCCCCCTGCACGGTGGCGCAAACCAGGCCGTGCTCGAGATGCTGGAGAAGATCGCAGCCAACGGCGGTGACGCAACCGACTTCATGACTCGCGTCAAGAACAAGGAAAAGGGCGTTCGCCTGATGGGCTTCGGCCACCGCGTATACAAGAACTACGACCCTCGCGCTGCCATTGTCAAGGAGACCGCTCACGAGATCATCGACCACCTCGGTGGCGACCCGATGCTCGACCTGGCAATGGATCTGGAGAAGATCGCCCTCGAGGACGAGTACTTCGTTTCCCGTAAGCTGTACCCGAACGTGGACTTCTACACCGGCCTCATCTACCGCGCCATGGGCTTCCCGACGGACTTCTTCACCGTCTTGTTCGCCATCGGCCGCCTCCCGGGGTGGATCGCGCAGTACCGTGAGCAGCTGGCGACCACTACCAAGATCAACCGCCCGCGTCAGATCTACACCGGTGAGACCCTACGCAAGGTCACCCCGCGTGAGGAGCGCTAAGAACATCCCGCTTCATTGAGCACACGTTGACCCTATACAATGGGCGCGTGTGCTCAACGCGCGTTTGGGGGACCGATTCGGTTTCCCAAGATTCACTCATCATTTAAAAGGAGCATGTGACGTATGGAAAAGCCACAGATTGAACTCCCTGAGGGCCCGGCCCCAGAAGACCTCGTCATCACCGACCTCGTCGTGGGCGACGGCGTTGAGGCTCGCCCAGGCGGCCTCGTTGAGGTTCACTACGTCGGCGTTGACTTCGAAAACGGCCAGGAATTCGACTCCTCGTGGGATCGTGGTCAAAGCATCGAATTCCCGCTGTCCGGCCTGATCGCTGGCTGGCAGGAAGGCATCCCAGGCATGAAGGTTGGCGGCCGTCGCCAGCTCGTCATCCCGCCGGAGGCAGCCTACGGCCCAGCA containing:
- a CDS encoding citrate synthase is translated as MATENKDKAVLHYPGGEFEMDIIKATEGNDGIVLGNMLAQTGLVTFDPGYVSTGSTESKITYIDGDQGILRHRGYDIADLAENATFNEVSYLLIKGHLPNQEELHAFNAEIRHHTLLDEDFKSQFSIFPRDAHPMAVLASSVNILSTYYQDQLDPLDEEQLDKATVRLLAKVPMLAAYAYRASKGAPYMYPDNSLNARENFLRMMFGYPTEPYEVDPVVAKALDKLLILHADHEQNCSTSTVRMIGSAQANMFVAIAGGINALSGPLHGGANQAVLEMLEKIAANGGDATDFMTRVKNKEKGVRLMGFGHRVYKNYDPRAAIVKETAHEIIDHLGGDPMLDLAMDLEKIALEDEYFVSRKLYPNVDFYTGLIYRAMGFPTDFFTVLFAIGRLPGWIAQYREQLATTTKINRPRQIYTGETLRKVTPREER
- the fkpA gene encoding FKBP-type peptidyl-prolyl cis-trans isomerase FkpA, with the protein product MEKPQIELPEGPAPEDLVITDLVVGDGVEARPGGLVEVHYVGVDFENGQEFDSSWDRGQSIEFPLSGLIAGWQEGIPGMKVGGRRQLVIPPEAAYGPAGGGHPLSGRTLVFVIDLLDAR